The Methanoplanus sp. FWC-SCC4 genome has a window encoding:
- a CDS encoding GTP-dependent dephospho-CoA kinase family protein — MWFLPEKHRKKFREPFGELFPDITSALEYAGDAPLYAVGDVVTRNIRRKGIVPNLSVIDGNTMREPCRCTPLLPVKRIEVKNPAGCITDELISALENAVLDPPALIHVEGEEDLAVIPLVNLLEDGCAILYGQPCEGVVVRIVDSDAKRRAKELFSLFEEI, encoded by the coding sequence ATGTGGTTTTTGCCGGAAAAGCACCGGAAAAAGTTCAGGGAGCCTTTTGGTGAACTTTTTCCTGATATAACCTCCGCACTTGAGTATGCCGGTGATGCCCCCCTCTATGCAGTAGGGGATGTGGTTACACGAAATATCCGGAGAAAGGGAATTGTGCCTAATCTCTCGGTGATTGACGGTAATACCATGCGTGAGCCGTGCCGGTGTACTCCTCTTTTGCCTGTTAAAAGAATTGAAGTGAAAAACCCTGCAGGATGTATCACTGATGAACTGATTTCTGCGCTCGAGAATGCCGTTTTGGATCCTCCTGCGCTGATTCATGTCGAGGGTGAAGAGGATCTGGCAGTAATTCCGCTGGTTAACCTTTTAGAAGACGGATGTGCGATTTTGTACGGGCAGCCCTGTGAGGGTGTTGTTGTCAGGATTGTGGATTCTGATGCAAAAAGGCGGGCAAAGGAATTATTCAGTCTTTTTGAGGAGATTTGA
- a CDS encoding type II toxin-antitoxin system VapC family toxin: protein MASDRNGNTNRVSVLLDANALMTPAEFGVDIFSEIELLVGAFEPLTLTEVVSELKGLSTGKGRCASAARVGHSLSRRCRIENSPVSGIPVDDMIVRYAEENGCMVMTNDRGLRNKLLKLHIDVIVLRNQKTLEIIRG, encoded by the coding sequence TTGGCGTCTGATCGGAATGGGAACACTAACAGAGTAAGTGTCCTTCTGGATGCAAATGCACTTATGACCCCTGCCGAATTCGGAGTAGATATCTTCTCCGAAATCGAGCTTTTGGTCGGTGCATTTGAGCCTTTAACCCTGACCGAAGTTGTGTCCGAACTAAAAGGTCTTTCGACCGGCAAAGGAAGATGTGCAAGTGCTGCGCGCGTTGGGCATTCTCTCTCCCGGAGATGCAGGATTGAAAATAGTCCTGTATCAGGAATTCCTGTTGATGACATGATTGTCAGGTACGCTGAAGAGAACGGTTGTATGGTTATGACAAACGACCGGGGGCTTAGGAATAAGCTTCTCAAATTACATATTGATGTAATAGTTTTAAGAAACCAAAAGACTCTGGAAATAATCAGGGGTTGA
- the spt4 gene encoding transcription elongation factor subunit Spt4 translates to MAPRSKKQLMVCRNCHHVVDGEACVTCGSTNLSEDWAGYLYIVDPKNSRIAKKMNIDMPGRYALKVR, encoded by the coding sequence ATGGCGCCGCGGAGTAAAAAACAGCTCATGGTCTGCCGCAACTGCCACCATGTGGTTGACGGTGAGGCATGTGTCACATGCGGAAGCACCAATTTAAGTGAGGACTGGGCCGGTTATCTTTACATTGTCGATCCTAAAAATTCCCGGATTGCAAAAAAAATGAATATTGATATGCCCGGCAGATACGCCCTTAAGGTTCGTTAG
- a CDS encoding DNA-directed RNA polymerase, whose translation MYYKMKLEDKVRVPPNRLGEDLEVVVLDELQKQLEGSIDKDIGIFIAVTEIHEIGEGDIIPSDGAVYYRVDFDAVVLRLAMQEIIEGEVVETTSFGAFVSLGPIDAMLHVSQISDDYINYDEKNGKLICQETKRTIGVGDGVRARVVSLSLSERDPRESKVGLTMRQAGLGTENWILEESEGGVADGAAE comes from the coding sequence ATGTATTATAAAATGAAGCTTGAGGATAAGGTTCGGGTTCCTCCAAACCGCCTTGGGGAAGATTTGGAAGTAGTTGTTCTTGATGAACTTCAAAAACAGCTTGAAGGCAGTATTGACAAGGATATTGGTATATTCATAGCCGTAACAGAGATCCATGAGATTGGCGAGGGAGATATCATACCAAGTGACGGTGCGGTTTACTATCGTGTTGACTTTGATGCCGTGGTTCTTCGTCTTGCAATGCAGGAGATAATTGAGGGCGAGGTAGTTGAAACCACCAGCTTTGGTGCATTTGTTTCTCTGGGTCCTATCGATGCAATGCTCCATGTAAGTCAGATCTCTGACGATTACATCAATTACGATGAAAAGAATGGCAAGCTGATCTGTCAGGAGACCAAGAGGACGATAGGTGTAGGTGACGGTGTCCGTGCACGTGTTGTTTCTTTAAGTCTTTCAGAGCGTGATCCACGTGAGAGCAAGGTAGGTCTTACCATGCGTCAGGCAGGTCTTGGTACTGAGAACTGGATTCTCGAAGAATCAGAGGGTGGTGTAGCGGATGGCGCCGCGGAGTAA